The genomic interval ATCGACAAGCATATCGGGACGGATAACGTTCTCTGCTGGCATCTCAACGACAGCAAGGCCGCAAAGGGGACGCACCTTGACCGCCACGCCCATCTGGGCGAGGGCGAGATCGGTCTGCATCCATTCGCGCTGCTGATGAACGACGACCGTTTTGAGAATATCCCGACCATTCTTGAGACGCCAAAGGAGGGCGTCGGGGACGTTGGAAATCTCGCGTTCCTGCGAAAGGTCCGCGGCGAATGATTGTCGCTGCCGAATATGGTACCGTATGATTAATAGGACGTCATTGTGAAATTTGCGCTATAATTTAATTTATAACAGATAAACGAAAAGGGGTGAGCCCTTGGCTTTTTTTGACCTGCGATGGCAGGATTTTCTTGACATCCTGATAGTCGCCTTTTTGATCTACAGAGTCCTTATGCTGCTCGTCGGCACGCGCGCGATGCAGCTTCTGCGCGGAGTGCTTATCATCGGCTTTATCGGCGCGGTGGCGAATATCCTTGAGCTGCGCAGCCTCTCCTGGATCATCGGGAAGATGCTTGGCGCCTTTATAATAGTCGTGCCGGTACTATTTCAGCCGGAGCTGCGCCACATGCTGGAGGAACTCGGCAAAGGCCATCTCTGGAAGGTGGGCAGAAATGAAGAGGACATCGACCTGCGGGCCGAACAGCTCTCAAAGGCGCTGACCTACTGCAAATCGCAGCGCATCGGCGCGCTCTGCGTGCTCCAGCGCGATACGAGCCTTAAGGAGGTTTGGCGTACCGCCGTTATGCTCAAGGCCGATATCACGGAGGAGCTGCTTATATCTATCTTCTGGCCCGGCACGCCACTCCACGACGGCGCGGTGGTGATGGACCAGCAGAGTATCGTCGCCGCCGGCTGCTATCTGCCGCTGACGGAGAAGACGGATATTTCCCGGTGGTACGGCACGCGTCACCGCGCGGCGCTG from Cloacibacillus sp. carries:
- the cdaA gene encoding diadenylate cyclase CdaA, with product MAFFDLRWQDFLDILIVAFLIYRVLMLLVGTRAMQLLRGVLIIGFIGAVANILELRSLSWIIGKMLGAFIIVVPVLFQPELRHMLEELGKGHLWKVGRNEEDIDLRAEQLSKALTYCKSQRIGALCVLQRDTSLKEVWRTAVMLKADITEELLISIFWPGTPLHDGAVVMDQQSIVAAGCYLPLTEKTDISRWYGTRHRAALGVTEMSDAIALVVSEERGEITAAVAGHFSKPLSEAQLKKICNHYFSFESKESNFMDRLREEIQQQWAGGDKNV